A window of the Coturnix japonica isolate 7356 chromosome 12, Coturnix japonica 2.1, whole genome shotgun sequence genome harbors these coding sequences:
- the SRGAP3 gene encoding SLIT-ROBO Rho GTPase-activating protein 3 isoform X5 produces the protein MHEELLKVTNELYTVMKTYHMYHAESISAESKLKEAEKQEEKQFNKSGDVSVNLLRHEERPQRRSSVKKIEKMKEKRQAKYSENKLKCTKARNDYLLNLAATNAAVSKYYIHDVSDLIDCCDLGFHASLARTFRTYLSAEYNLEQSKHEGLDIIENAVDNLDARSDKHTIMDMCNQVFCPPLKFEFQPHMGDEVCQVSAQQPVQTELLMRYHQLQSRLATLKIENEEVRKTLDATMQTLQDMLTVEDFDVSDAFQHSRSTESVKSAASETYMSKINIAKRRANQQETEMFYFTKFKEYLNGSNLITKLQAKHDLLKQTLGEGERAECGTTRPPCLPPKPQKMRRPRPLSVYNHKLFNGNMETFIKRKEECANEKSGGNIVVSSVTGSLFHQSGTARDLFWLSITPAKWSNCDPVASAHYLSQVVSKSLSHTSVKAFCE, from the exons ATGCATGAAGAACTCTTGAAAGTCACAAACGAGCTGTACACG GTGATGAAGACCTACCACATGTATCATGCAGAAAGCATCAGTGCTGAGAGCAAGCTGAAGGAGGCagagaagcaggaggaaaagcagttcAACAAGTCAGGGGATGTCAGTGTGAACCTTCTGCGGCATGAGGAGAGGCCACAGCGGCGGAGCTCCGTCAAGAAGATTGAGAAGATGAAGGAGAAG aggCAAGCCAAATACTCTGAAAACAAGCTGAAGTGTACTAAGGCCAGGAATGACTACCTGCTGAACCTGGCAGCCACCAATGCAGCTGTCAGTAAATACTATATCCACGATGTCTCTGACCTCATTGAT TGCTGTGACCTGGGGTTCCATGCCAGCCTTGCACGGACCTTCCGGACGTACCTGTCTGCTGAGTACAACCTGGAGCAATCCAAGCACGAGGGTCTGGACATCATTGAAAATGCTGTGGACAACCTGGATGCACGGAGCGACAAGCACACCATCATGGACATGTGCAATCAAGTCTTCTGCCCTCCACTGAAGTTCGAGTTCCAGCCCCACATGGGGGATGAG GTGTGCCAGGTCAGCGCCCAGCAGCCTGTGCAGACCGAGCTGCTGATGCGGTACCACCAGCTGCAGTCCCGCCTGGCCACCCTCAAGATAGAGAATGAAGAG GTACGAAAAACTCTGGATGCCACAATGCAGACCTTGCAAGACATGCTGACGGTGGAAGATTTTGATGTTTCAGATGCCTTCCAGCACAGTCGCTCCACTGAGTCGGTCAAATCAGCTGCTTCAGAGACTTACATGAGCAAAATAAACATCGCCAAGAGGAGAGCCAACCAACAGGAGACTGAGATGTTCTATTTTACA AAATTTAAAGAGTATTTGAATGGCAGTAACCTGATCACAAAGCTCCAGGCTAAGCACGACTTGCTGAAGCAGACTCTTGGGGAAG gtgAAAGAGCCGAATGTGGAACAACCAG GCCCCCATGTCTTCCCCCTAAGCCACAGAAAATGAGGAGACCTAGGCCTCTCTCAGTCTATAATCATAAACTCTTTAACGGCAATATGGAAACGTTCATTAAG AGGAAGGAGGAATGCGCGAACGAGAAATCAG GTGGAAATATTGTTGTAAGTTCTGTTACTGGAAGCTTATTTCATCAGTCAGGTACAGCACGAGATTTATTTTGGCTCAGTATTACACCTGCGAAATGGAGTAACTGTGATCCAGTTGCATCAGCTCACTATCTCAGCCAGGTAGTGAGCAAGTCTTTGTCACACACTTCAGTGAAAGCTTTTTGTGAGTAA